Below is a genomic region from Geoglobus acetivorans.
GCATAATAGACAGCATAATAGACAGCATCAATATCGATGACAGGGAGGGTCTGAAAGAGATCCAGAAGCTCGAGGAGGACAGCGACAGACTGTACATGCTGGCCGTCAGACTTGAAAACAGGGTTATAAGGGACCTGATGTCCCCGTCAAAGTGGAGCGAGACAAGAAATATACTCGGAATGAGAATTGTGGCCAAGACCCTTGAGGAGATATCCGATTCACTGTATGATTTCTCTGATGCCCTTTACTCGCTCGACAACTTTTCAGAAGATTCGAAACAGTATCTCGAGATCCTCTCAAGAATTGAGGACGTGTTCAGGAAGGTCATGGACTCGTACATGAAATCGAGCACCGAAGCGGCGAATGACGCCATTGACATTGCCGATGGAATAGAGAACGACCTGCTTGCAAGCATCAAAGAGGGCAGGGAAAACCCGACAATAATGTATCCGCTCATAGACATATCCAGGCGGATCAAGAGCATTGGAGAAATAGCCATCAACAAATCAGTGAGGGAGCTAATAATAACGAAATAATAAAGTAATCAAATTTCAACCCTCTTTTTCCAGCTCCTTTATGTTCTCATACAGCTCAGGTAAGAACAGCCCAACGTCGGTTACGATTCCGATGGCCTGATGACTTCCTCTGTCAACCAGCTTTGTAACAGTGGATGGATTTGAATCCACACAGATGGTTTTCACAACCGAGGGAAGGAGATTTCCAACCGCTATGCTGTGAAGCATCGATGCCAGCATTATCACCATATTCACACCCTTGAGAGCGTTCTTCATGGCCTTCTTTGCCTCCATTGTATCGGTTATAACCTCAGGTAAAGGTCCGTCATCCCTTATCGAACCAGCAAGAATGAAGGGGACGTTGTTTCTGACACATTCATACATTATGCCATCCCTTACAATGCCCTTCTCAACAGCCTGCTTTATACCTCCTGCAGCAATGATTTTGCTGATGGTGTGAATGTGATGCCTGTTTCCACCGGGCACGGGCCTTCCCGTCCTTATGTCCATTCCGAGAGACGTGCCGAATATGGAAATCTCCATATCATGAACAGCAAGAGCGTTTCCGGAGAGCAGGACGTCAACATACCCGTCCCTGA
It encodes:
- a CDS encoding AbrB/MazE/SpoVT family DNA-binding domain-containing protein, whose product is MEVRKLQLIGGSSFMVSLPKNWIKKNNLDQGDDIILDIDEDVIKIMPKKYSEESKVVKAIIEKLPAYDERFLRRFIIALYIQGLDEIEIRDKMLSPKLVSRISGIVHEIIGFEVIDAQENSIVLRSLTTAEFDIIGVLKRMSQIVLGIIDSIIDSINIDDREGLKEIQKLEEDSDRLYMLAVRLENRVIRDLMSPSKWSETRNILGMRIVAKTLEEISDSLYDFSDALYSLDNFSEDSKQYLEILSRIEDVFRKVMDSYMKSSTEAANDAIDIADGIENDLLASIKEGRENPTIMYPLIDISRRIKSIGEIAINKSVRELIITK